A region from the Leishmania panamensis strain MHOM/PA/94/PSC-1 chromosome 20 sequence genome encodes:
- a CDS encoding hypothetical protein (TriTrypDB/GeneDB-style sysID: LpmP.20.1360): protein MSELPYAIANSAYLFLVLHLLFVLTVVWQSIVAATLLVAFFSFSCLESVTSGVPETRQQPHGSPNAEHVVVGSSTVDVQEKEDGGGTEVFVSAVHATRESPSLPREDRSSVVITSWMKRNDDLLSPAVDPSSNSREGEPCSDAGNTSAELYSPLRNGADDTIAYAGSALDMRNTERLIAENVHTEAGHDDEQMAVQHRRRDAPAPQSQVRVQSFYLAPRSGWVFATAVTSFATVCASGVLFGCLYTSEQADLSSADSTLPGWVTTPAAELFLTVCFGVPVDSPNAKRQFCWTAACLAVVSLTSWCLLLCRVLGRCAHEAHEAASLTVASSFVTSTSTWSRVRVWWNVAVRLLAGFVTSAPYSVVWVCVAGVGQATTLGLLSLAVAMTTVLLFSSRVGQVQRQRQGNPRQRLWSLYTCMLLFLWEVQVIVLLPSIQQSLKTTSVWAKHGRWLAAVGAVPATSHNSMPCWRIIAAIGLWWAGAEFVCYYGSVYGTSPVARFNGGRERRALLRRGLAQRDGKQWSDAIGQQRAAHGKLQELRLERDAYLFRSSRGSSGSGRRRTCAPQQHGTSWCGNHQYAQHDRQHMSGHAPFGTSVSHCCWLDRGHSQHLPSYLSSRSDSHEYYLTLLHNKPFPASNARVHGNNACGTADTLRSSPLYSNSSVYGCFPGRPVPWQYSEITSTLPSLTITESESTVGLIAATATVVLSESAAEPLKHHDSEVESSPYMWQGWSRAPTRSPGRRGVEGNEDDAGVRHRSCGAYSNGEHSVNRCALPLQHSCAHYPYAFSVASSGPRASHSRLSGVTYVDVSLRPNGSSGGSSNQCWPPMTCGMPPGASVADGASSFEEAAARQCLSLPPKDQARPEQMRAEYTTAPPTMTSDGGAQRTADACALVSSLLRSLRSRARLAAHKVLDLLGDYLQRHTAPLPAEVDDSAGGCPTGPRADAPHAQRQRCRQSMERMTKHSQAGFTSAALSTDAEGVTAPLGTLVGAPPSSTSHPETVHVRSLWKMLELCAVQHWPYLCALLMLVQFTVSGTAVNLVPSLASIVYALLQRPWPPLWYWRLQMLFSSFVFLVKSGARVYLLTMGPSVSLTTCRWLSLLVLRVDVAASAAPAAPLLSPLSSIMFGSEFHRYMWVDLALSGCVVAAVAIQWSIVYPDHCVLWRREGEGDAPVSVSAAVLTSVESTGAPAHERRHDSPYRGVAELCKICKRHLHCWNAHRCGAGADYYAAQLFFDGLSLVLFGCAYYAIVPEGAAISEGNLLHAVQQNHLPGIFVVTALGLVVVLFLERILYVLQALVAKYVLHFFLATVYHALYVLWHTVQESKRGRGATTSVATTASVSLLLAAKFASLWCSALQLRHGYALHRLHDPFTIKTDLLHWVGHVTFRAVPFLMELRVLLDWSFSATALKVQHWMLLEDIHHTVYRRYVDMHDLHYTSHHQGRSFPYLVRLYQGVFGFTVILLVLFFPLFWYSTFSPQVRASHVTAWSTEVTFARMSPVPLFSADSTVCPSSFHDVAALFGGGTVVRAEKLLRYAAATDTWQTAHVAPCSTRMWSYTPAALRELLDRLGKTTDAVTLVVRNRVTRDRASEPTMIAVDFEESYTLPPASQALLADALKAWHAADSADSADTTDYLASPWRTVVVPLPSLYAPYVLSSGTGISFFSGLDVGGVNCSLTLHRVGKYSGFSCLTCDEDGQRNTAKNTLATDAPTSPAGSSKIASAVEIDETSSPLAFVIVSKNVAIVQSSFSLIPSVGIIALYTSFVLVMSSYIRNSFAGDAHRVVLLQLANPEPVAELLRYLYLARSSANSGQVGDLVLEQLLFVELLDLLRSPERLLRLGGRRVDDYADSTYRQALFEATKRPFSLPEGRRR, encoded by the coding sequence ATGTCTGAGCTGCCGTACGCTATAGCAAACAGCGCCTATCTCTTCCTTGTactgcaccttctctttgTGCTGACAGTTGTGTGGCAGAGCATCGTCGCAGCAACGCTTCTCGttgctttcttctccttctcttgtctGGAATCAGTGACGTCGGGTGTGCCGGAGacgaggcagcagccacacggATCTCCGAATGCTGAGCATGTGGTCGTTGGGTCTTCAACCGTAGACgtgcaagaaaaagaggatggcggcggcacagagGTGTTTGTGTCAGCCGTGCATGCCACTCGCGagtcgccatcgctgccacgCGAAGACCGCAGCTCTGTCGTAATCACGAGCTGGATGAAGCGCAACGATGACCTTCTGTCACCCGCCGTGGACCCTTCAAGTAACAGCCGTGAAGGTGAGCCTTGCAGTGATGCGGGCAACACCTCTGCTGAGCTGTATTCCCCTCTTCGAAACGGCGCTGACGATACAATCGCCTACGCCGGCTCCGCGTTGGACATGCGGAACACTGAAAGGCTAATCGCTGAGAATGTGCATACCGAAGCGGGCCATGACGACGAGCAaatggcggtgcagcacaggCGGCGTgacgcaccagcgcctcagtctcaggtgcgtgtgcagtCCTTTTACCTAGCTCCGCGCAGCGGGTGGGTGTTTGCCACCGCAGTCACCAGTTTCGccactgtgtgtgcgtctggcGTCCTGTTTGGGTGTCTCTACACGTCAGAGCAAGCGGATCTGTCTTCCGCAGACTCAACCTTACCTGGATGGGTTACCACACCAGCGGCCGAGTTGTTTCTCACCGTCTGTTTTGGTGTTCCAGTGGACAGTCCAAACGCAAAGCGGCAGTTTTGTTGGACGGCTGCTTGCCTGGCCGTCGTGAGTTTGACGAGCTGGTGCTTACTTCTCTGCCGGGTTCTGGGACGATGCGCGCATGAGGCTCACGAAGCGGCGTCGTTGACGGTGGCGAGTTCGTTTGTGACGAGCACCTCCACGTGGTCGCGCGTACGAGTCTGGTGGAACGTGGCAGTGCGACTCCTCGCTGGCTTCGTCACATCGGCGCCGTACTCcgtggtgtgggtgtgcgtggcgGGTGTCGGACAGGCGACCACGCTGGGGCTACTTTCTCTGGCGGTAGCGATGACGACGGTGCTACTTTTTTCATCGCGTGTCGGGCAGGTGCAACGGCAGCGTCAAGGTAACCCCCGTCAACGGCTGTGGAGTCTCTACACCTGCATGCTGCTGTTTCTTTGGGAAGTGCAGGTGATTGTGTTGCTGCCATCAATCCAACAGTCGCTCAAAACGACAAGTGTGTGGGCCAAACACGGCCGCtggctcgctgctgtcggggCAGTGCCAGCGACGTCCCACAACTCGATGCCATGCTGGCGCATCATTGCAGCCATTGGACTGTGGTGGGCCGGGGCAGAGTTTGTGTGCTACTACGGTTCTGTCTACGGGACCTCTCCGGTGGCGCGCTTCAATGGAGGGCGGGAGCGCCGCGCACTCTTACGGCGAGGACTCGCGCAAAGGGATGGGAAGCAGTGGTCGGATGCGATTGGCCAGCAGCGAGCGGCGCACGGCAAACTACAGGAGCTGCGGCTTGAGCGTGACGCCTATCTTTTTCGATCGTCTCGAGGAAGTAGCGGCAGTGGGCGGCGGCGTACGTGCGCACCCCAGCAGCATGGGACATCGTGGTGTGGGAATCACCAGTACGCCCAACACGACAGACAACACATGAGTGGGCATGCGCCGTTTGGCACCAGCGTCAGTCACTGTTGCTGGCTGGACAGAGGTCACTCGCAGCACCTACCATCCTacctcagcagccgcagcgataGTCACGAGTACTACCTGACCCTCTTACACAATAAACCTTTCCCTGCCAGCAATGCACGTGTGCACGGAAACAACGCTTGTGGGACCGCTGACACACTGAGGAGCTCTCCACTCTACTCGAACTCCTCCGTGTACGGCTGTTTCCCGGGGCGGCCTGTGCCGTGGCAGTACTCCGAGATCACATCTACGCTGCCGAGCCTGACGATCACGGAAAGCGAATCCACAGTTGGGCTGATCGCCGCGACAGCAACCGTGGTGCTGAGTGAAAGTGCTGCCGAACCACTGAAACACCATGACAGCGAGGTGGAGTCGTCGCCGTACATGTGGCAGGGGTGGAGCCGGGCACCAACACGAAGCCCGGGTCGACGCGGAGTGGAGGGCAACGAAGATGACGCTGGAGTCCGCCACAGAAGCTGCGGAGCGTACAGCAACGGGGAGCATAGCGTGAATCGTTGTGCCTTGCCTCTGCAACACTCGTGTGCGCACTACCCTTACGCCTTTTCTGTTGCCTCTTCGGGCCCTCGCGCGAGTCACTCGAGGCTGAGTGGAGTCACCTACGTGGATGTTTCTCTGCGTCCGAACGGCAGTAGCGGCGGTAGCTCTAATCAATGTTGGCCGCCGATGACCTGCGGCATGCCACCCGGCGCGTCTGTGGCCGATGGCGCATCTTCATTCGAAGAAGCCGCTGCACGTCAATGCTTATCCTTGCCACCCAAAGACCAAGCACGTCCTGAGCAGATGAGAGCCGAATACACCACGGCGCCGCCCACAATGACCAGCGACGGGGGGGCGCAAAGGACCGCAGACGCTTGTGCCCTTGTGTCCTCACTGCTGAGGAGTCTACGTAGCAGAGCCCGATTGGCCGCACATAAAGTGCTGGACCTGCTCGGCGACTACCTGCAGCGCCATACAGCACCCCTTCCAGCAGAAGTGGACGATTCAGCAGGTGGGTGCCCAACCGGCCCACGTGCCGACGCACCGCATGCTCAGCGGCAACGATGTCGTCAGTCCATGGAGAGGATGACCAAGCACTCGCAAGCAGGCTTTacatcagcagcgctatCCACGGATGCAGAAGGAGtcacggcgccgctgggcACCCTTGTGGGTGCACCTCCTTCCAGCACTTCTCACCCTGAGACTGTGCACGTCCGTTCTCTGTGGAAAATGCTAGAGCTTTGCGCAGTGCAGCACTGGCCGTATCTGTGCGCACTGCTCATGCTGGTCCAATTCACTGTGAGTGGCACGGCCGTCAATCTCGTGCCGTCATTGGCGAGCATTGTgtacgcactgctgcagcgacccTGGCCGCCTTTATGGTACTGGCGCTTGCAGATGCTCTTCTCCAGCTTCGTCTTCCTTGTCAAGagtggtgcgcgtgtgtacctCCTCACCATGGGGCCATCTGTGAGTCTGACCACCTGTCGCTGGCTCAGCCTGCTGGTGTTACGCGTCGATGTGGCTGCATCAGCCGCTCCGGCGGCGCCATTGCTGTCCCCATTGTCGTCCATCATGTTCGGCAGCGAGTTTCACCGCTACATGTGGGTGGATCTTGCGTTGAGTGGATGTGTCGTGGCGGCTGTTGCAATCCAGTGGTCGATCGTCTATCCGGACCACTGCGTATTGTGGCGTCGCGAAGGCGAGGGTGACGCGCCGGTAAGCGTGTCGGCGGCTGTCCTCACTTCAGTGGAGTCCACTGGGGCTCCCGCTCACGAAAGACGTCATGACAGTCCGTATCGGGGCGTGGCAGAGCTGTGTAAAATCTGCAAGCGTCATCTGCACTGCTGGAACGCGCACCgctgtggcgctggtgccgaTTACTACGCCGCGCAACTCTTTTTCGACGGACTCTCACTCGTGCTCTTTGGCTGCGCCTACTACGCCATTGTGCCAGAGGGCGCCGCCATTTCTGAAGGCAACCTTCTCCACGCCGTGCAGCAGAACCACCTACCTGGCATCTTTGTGGTCACCGCACTGGGGCTCGTCGTTGTCCTCTTCCTGGAACGCATCCTCTATGTGCTGCAAGCCCTTGTCGCCAAATACGTGTTGCACTTCTTCCTGGCCACTGTCTACCACGCGCTCTACGTGCTCTGGCACACCGTGcaagagagcaagagaggccGCGGTGCCACTACCTCAGTCGCCACTACGGCGTCGGTAtctctgctgctcgctgcgAAGTTCGCCTCTCTTTGGTGTAGCGCACTGCAGCTACGTCACGGCTACGCATTGCACCGCCTGCATGATCCCTTCACGATCAAGACCGATCTGCTTCATTGGGTAGGCCATGTGACGTTTCGCGCTGTGCCATTCCTGATGGAGCTGCGTGTTCTGCTTGATTGGTCGTTCAGCGCCACAGCATTGAAAGTACAGCATTGGATGCTACTGGAGGACATCCACCACACGGTGTATCGGCGCTACGTGGACATGCACGACCTGCACTACACAAGCCACCACCAAGGTCGCAGCTTCCCCTACCTGGTTCGGCTCTACCAGGGCGTGTTCGGATTCACGGTCATTCTGttggtgctcttcttccctcttttttggTACTCAACGTTTAGCCCGCAAGTGCGCGCGAGCCACGTCACAGCCTGGTCGACAGAGGTGACCTTCGCTCGGATGTCACCTGTGCCGCTGTTCAGCGCCGACAGCACCGTATGTCCGTCCAGCTTTCACGACGTAGCAGCCCTTTTTGGAGGAGGTACCGTTGTGAGAGCCGAGAAGCTTCTGCGCtacgctgccgccacggacACGTGGCAGACGGCGCATGTCGCACCATGCAGCACTCGGATGTGGTCCTACACACCAGCAGCTCTACGGGAACTTCTCGACCGGCTCGGTAAAACAACAGACGCAGTTACTCTTGTTGTGCGCAACCGTGTCACCCGTGACCGTGCAAGTGAGCCCACAATGATCGCGGTTGACTTTGAAGAGTCCTacacgctgccgcctgccTCGCAGGCTCTTCTCGCCGATGCACTAAAGGCGTGGCATGCAGCGGATAGCGCTGACTCAGCGGACACGACCGATTATTTGGCAAGCCCGTGGCGTACTGTTGTGGTCCCATTACCGTCTCTGTACGCGCCGTATGTGCTGAGTTCTGGAACGGGCATCTCATTCTTTTCAGGCCTGGACGTGGGAGGGGTGAACTGCTCGTTgacgctgcaccgcgtggGGAAATACAGCGGGTTCAGCTGCTTAACATGCGATGAGGATGGACAACGCAACACTGCAAAGAACACGCTCGCCACCGACGCACCCACCAGCCCTGCAGGCTCATCGAAGATCGCGTCCGCAGTGGAGATCGATGAAACGTCAAGCCCACTGGCGTTCGTGATTGTGTCCAAGAATGTGGCAATCGTGCAAAGCAGTTTTTCGCTGATTCCGAGCGTTGGCATCATCGCTCTCTACACGAGCTTTGTTTTGGTGATGAGCAGCTACATTCGTAACTCCTTTGCTGGCGATGCGCACCGAGTCGTGCTCTTGCAGCTGGCCAATCCAGAACCAGtagcggagctgctgcgctaccTGTACCTCGCCCGCTCCTCTGCCAACAGCGGGCAAGTAGGTGACTTGGTCCTGGAACAGCTTCTCTTCGTGGAGCTTCTAGACCTCCTCCGCTCACCGGAGCGCCTTCTGCGACTAGGCGGCCGTCGCGTCGACGACTACGCAGATTCAACGTACCGGCAAGCGCTCTTCGAGGCAACGAAGCGGCCGTTTTCGCTGCCGGAGGGGCGCAGGAGGTAG
- the POL1A gene encoding mitochondrial DNA polymerase I protein A, putative (TriTrypDB/GeneDB-style sysID: LpmP.20.1350): protein MGTAVSSQPLPPLKQQQGQRLQPQTIVCHRPEQDTSTNSSLLYRQNTRLHSAEAPNEVQLRRQCRQSRAAALGLPSHGDQSSAHASPWPLPEASSKVRAVVKSALENDDVVVLSDDGEHHADGENTVCQRQTVKPPPRSVLRTDIRSPAPATLSKHVPDTSDGACADVTRQLQADLAKLSEKVQHSSEAQRCGPPKRNGGGSGGGKKRRRETKTTHHNDGDEEAEAREGSERDETSAAMQGRSTSSTDARRKLTARRRDCASTDTAMDVSTEKRKRTTRGHGGGDAIFHGVSNQTVQAMLTPRTLFSLASSEAGGSAMSNLQSEPAAVATISVPYVYLQESAEGLFSDVRRALNDPDRIQAPPLFVGVLALSGNSIATSTLASVECRTNFTYYGSGAKTAKHRVSCCFSSPDPVRSHQHVELVLIRWKDGMYGLPAQTVGLTFLCRILTELPGVELITFNAQVLLVALLAYCKGTLWSYCVSDVRVMAWMAQLHVASTLSKPSSPAYALAGEGSATTVAGASDTDTSVLYDYGQLLLHVCGGKLPPKVQLEKTSHAERLLPARGSFAESTGTAVATTPAPPLTPAQRQLAHQVYYLATVYRSLYGLLGSKGLLQAFLRQEKRIAPLLALLKYNGMPVDLHEVRRYQMSCEAEMARQRGLAHKLVPELGEEFNIQSHDQCRKALYEVLQLGKYLVQSESTEVVGTTGLIITKGGRLSTAEDTLRALARHHEFPACLLRYRKVSKLRQTYIEGMMSYAVVRSRSKTSPPVSRDGVGTETETGGAREGQQQLYDDDERAAAEPPPLLREGVDVNDDSPFVDRRLHAGSNRHSTSGAEPRPARNQRNGEEEAYTMQADEVILPATGYATLHPNFLQEGTDTGRLSCVEPNLQNLPRNGITSTEEDGEEDLLGFRGCFVAAAGCVLLSIDYQQIELRVLAHLCGDPALVKALTTSADIHQTIAEVVFKKKPISTEERSLAKRVVFGVLYGAGPKTLATHMGVTVDRALHITSLLTNAFPGINTYHRRVIAETRANGFVRTLSGRLRYLPDICSTVLSRRSYAERQAFNSVVQGSAADVMKMAMLAVSKEVLQRYDRSDVSLLSQIHDEMVFMVRKEHLRTVVPLLSSAMSHAMQLLVPLSVTVKFGTSLGDLQEWSVEQDLGVG, encoded by the coding sequence ATGGGGACAGCGGTTTCGTCGCAGCCGTTACCTCCGttaaagcagcagcaggggcaaCGCCTGCAGCCACAGACCATCGTCTGCCACCGCCCCGAGCAAGACACGTCCACCAATTCCTCTCTCCTATACCGCCAAAACACgcgcctccacagcgctgAGGCCCCAAACGAGGTCCAACTGCGACGTCAGTGCCGCCAGAGCAGAGCTGCGGCGCTAGGTCTTCCATCACATGGCGACCAAAGCAGCGCACATGCCTCTCCGTGGCCTCTCCCTGAGGCCAGCTCCAAAGTCCGTGCCGTGGTGAAATCTGCTCTCGAAAATGACGATGTAGTTGTCCTGAGCGACGATGGCGAGCATCACGCGGATGGTGAGAACACCGTGTGCCAGCGGCAGACTGTGAAGCCCCCGCCACGCAGCGTGTTGCGCACTGACATCCGTAGTCCGGCACCGGCCACGCTGTCCAAGCATGTCCCTGACACAAGCGACGGTGCCTGCGCCGACGTCACGCGTCAACTGCAGGCGGATCTGGCTAAGCTATCcgagaaggtgcagcacaGTAGCGAAGCGCAAAGGTGTGGACCCCCGAagcgcaacggcggcggctctggcggcggcaaaaaacggaggagagaaacgaagacGACGCACCACaatgacggcgacgaggaggcggaagcaCGCGAAGGCAGTGAACGGGACGagaccagcgccgccatgcaAGGACGGAGTACGTCCAGCACTGACGCTCGAAGGAAGCTAACTGCACGGAGGCGCGATTGTGCCAGCACCGATACCGCGATGGACGTATCCAccgagaaaagaaagcgcacGACAAGAGGgcacggtggcggcgacgctaTCTTCCACGGTGTCTCTAACCAAACTGTGCAGGCAATGCTGACTCCTCgcactctcttctccttggcTTCTTCCGAAGCTGGCGGGAGTGCAATGTCGAACCTGCAGAGTGAACCGGCTGCGGTCGCCACAATCTCCGTCCCCTACGTCTATCTGCAGGAGTCAGCTGAGGGGCTGTTCAGCGACGTGCGCCGTGCCCTTAACGACCCGGATCGTATCCAAGCACCACCCCTGTTTGTCGGCGTGTTAGCCCTCAGTGGCAATAGCATCGCAACCTCCACACTCGCAAGTGTGGAGTGTCGCACTAACTTTACCTActacggcagcggcgccaagACTGCGAAGCACCGCGTCtcgtgctgcttctcctcccccgaCCCTGTGCGCAGCCACCAGCACGTGGAGCTTGTTCTGATACGGTGGAAAGACGGCATGTACGGGCTGCCGGCACAGACCGTTGGCTTGACGTTTCTGTGCCGTATCCTCACGGAGCTACCCGGAGTGGAACTCATTACCTTCAACGCGCAGGTGCTCCTGGTGGCACTACTCGCTTACTGCAAGGGCACACTGTGGTCGTACTGTGTCAGTGATGTGCGCGTGATGGCGTGGATGGCTCAGCTGCACGTGGCAAGTACTCTGTCGAAGCCTTCTTCCCCCGCGTACGCTTTAGCGGGGGAAggctctgccaccaccgtggCCGGGGCAAGTGACACGGACACCAGCGTTCTCTACGACTACgggcagctgctcttgcACGTTTGCGGTGGGAAGCTACCACCGAAAgtgcagctggagaagacaAGCCATGCAGAGCGCCTCTTGCCCGCAAGGGGCAGCTTTGCAGAAAGCACTGGAACTGCCGTTGCAACAacacctgcgccacctctgacgcccgcacagcgccagcTAGCCCATCAGGTGTACTACTTGGCAACCGTGTACCGCAGTCTCTACGGGCTGCTGGGCAGCAAAGGGCTCCTGCAAGCATTTCTAAGGCAGGAAAAGCGGATTGCGCCTCTGCTGGCGCTTCTCAAGTACAATGGCATGCCCGTGGATCTGCATGAAGTTCGTCGCTACCAAATGAGCTGCGAGGCGGAGATGGCGCGGCAACGCGGCCTTGCCCACAAGCTTGTCCCGGAGCTCGGCGAGGAGTTCAACATACAGAGTCATGATCAGTGCCGCAAGGCACTCTATGAGGTGCTTCAGCTGGGTAAGTACTTGGTGCAATCTGAAAGTACCGAAGTGGTTGGTACCACTGGTCTCATAATCACGAAAGGGGGACGACTGTCGACGGCGGAGGACACACTGCGTGCCCTCGCGCGGCATCACGAGTTTCCTGCGTGTCTGTTGCGCTATCGCAAGGTGTCGAAGCTGAGGCAGACATATATCGAAGGGATGATGAGCTACGCTGTGGTGCGCTCCAGGTCGAAAACAAGCCCACCTGTTTCTCGCGACGGCGTTGGCACTGAGACAGAAACTGGTGGCGCCAGggaagggcagcagcagctgtacgacgatgatgagcgcgccgccgccgagccgccgccgttgctgagAGAAGGTGTAGATGTGAACGACGACAGTCCATTTGTGGATCGCCGGCTTCATGCGGGCAGCAACAGGCACAGCACTAGCGGCGCCGAGCCACGGCCAGCACGAAATCAGCGgaacggcgaggaggaggcgtatACGATGCAGGCAGACGAGGTCATCCTTCCTGCGACTGGATACGCCACACTGCACCCAAACTTTCTTCAGGAGGGTACGGACACTGGACGACTATCCTGCGTTGAGCCGAATCTTCAGAATCTTCCACGTAATGGCATCACATCcaccgaggaggacggcgaggaaGACCTTTTGGGGTTTCGAGGCTGCTTTGTCGCAGCTGCCGGGTGCGTGCTCTTGTCCATAGACTACCAACAGATCGAACTACGCGTATTAGCGCACTTGTGCGGCGACCCCGCATTGGTCAAGGCCCTGACAACCTCGGCGGACATTCACCAGACGATTGCCGAGGTGGTCTTCAAGAAGAAGCCCATCAGCACTGAGGAGCGCAGTCTGGCCAAGCGCGTCGTCTTTGGCGTGCTCTACGGCGCTGGCCCAAAGACACTCGCGACGCACATGGGTGTTACGGTTGATCGGGCGCTGCACATCACCTCGTTGCTGACAAATGCCTTTCCCGGCATCAACACCTATCACCGCCGCGTCATCGCGGAAACCCGCGCCAATGGGTTTGTGCGCACTCTCAGTGGTCGCCTGCGGTACCTGCCGGACATCTGCAGCACGGTGCTCTCGCGAAGGTCGTACGCGGAGCGGCAGGCCTTCAATAGCGTAGTGcagggcagcgccgcggacgTGATGAAGATGGCGATGCTCGCCGTTTCGAAGgaagtgctgcagcgctatGATCGCTCCGACGTGTCCCTTCTTTCTCAGATCCATGACGAGATGGTCTTCATGGTGCGCAAGGAGCACCTGCGgacggtggtgccgctgctctcctcagCAATGTCGCATGCCATGCAGTTGCTCGTGCCGCTGAGTGTAACGGTCAAGTTTGGCACGTCGCTGGGTGACTTGCAGGAGTGGTCCGTGGAGCAGGACCTAGGCGTGGGGTAG
- a CDS encoding hypothetical protein (TriTrypDB/GeneDB-style sysID: LpmP.20.1370), with amino-acid sequence MWGFEAYATGLSTTPNRLGAPLTGVAPEGDAAAPPRHLCKQNRNNDLFDAQGKLLNAVEARSATIWRTHHAFSGRCALVNLTATTSGVAAQSFGAPGWAEQAWRAYQSWSVGFHVRSVTANEPHILLSIAPAYFPNLVSATGETREADAATRASLPCAPSMEEEVIYNKRVLETPLIWEEPYALSVECTTRGFFLWSDHWGIFGKKIADRCLEMRQGGARRSGMATLPSPDPSPSSAAVDEKLAPTAYDAALRLRWSITDTGNKSSTESGSAKAVSATLSVELKAITGDAAAGAAATTRGANVREEFWQHLVDLSLPLDDVAYKAAFRPYVTLMEGGDSVELLEVS; translated from the coding sequence ATGTGGGGATTTGAAGCATACGCAACGGGACTCTCCACGACACCAAACCGCCTCGGCGCACCTCTCACAGGGGTCGCACCAGAgggagatgcagcagcaccaccgcggcaCCTGTGTAAGCAGAATCGAAACAATGACCTGTTCGATGCACAAGGGAAGCTGCTCAACGCTGTGGAGGCACGCAGCGCGACGATATGGCGCACTCATCACGCATTTAGCGGCCGCTGCGCCCTTGTGAACCtgactgccaccaccagtgGTGTAGCTGCCCAATCCTTTGGCGCTCCTGGATGGGCGGAACAGGCATGGAGGGCATACCAAAGCTGGTCCGTTGGTTTCCACGTGCGCTCCGTCACTGCCAACGAGCCTCACATTCTCCTCAGCATCGCACCGGCGTACTTCCCGAACTTGGTCTCCGCCACCGGCGAAACCCGCGAGGCGGATGCGGCAACGCGGGCAAGCCTGCCTTGTGCCCCCTCAATGGAAGAGGAAGTGATCTACAATAAGCGCGTGCTGGAGACACCGCTGATCTGGGAGGAGCCATACGCGCTCTCGGTGGAGTGCACGACGCGTGGGTTTTTTTTGTGGAGTGATCACTGGGGCATCTTCGGCAAGAAAATCGCTGACCGCTGTCTGGAAATGCGCCAGGGCGGAGCGAGGCGAAGCGGAATGGCGACGTTGCCCTCTCCTGATCCATCCCCGtcctctgctgcggtggATGAAAAGCTGGCGCCGACAGCGTACGATGCGGCACTGCGCCTGCGGTGGAGCATCACGGATACAGGAAATAAGAGCAGCACTGAGAGTGGGTCTGCCAAGGCGGTGTCTGCTACATTGTCAGTGGAGCTGAAGGCCATTactggcgatgcagcggcgggagcagcagcgacgacacgCGGGGCGAATGTCAGGGAAGAGTTTTGGCAGCATTTGGTCGACCTTTCCCTGCCGCTCGACGACGTGGCGTACAAGGCTGCTTTTCGCCCTTACGTGACGCTAATGGAAGGCGGTGACTCAGTAGAACTACTTGAGGTCAGTTGA